In Sphingobacterium sp. SRCM116780, the genomic stretch ATCTTATTTGTCTGTTGCAGTCAAATACCGCGTGCTAAAACATCTGAATGCTCGTTATAAACATAAACATTTTAGTGATGAGGTTTCCGAAGATGTGTTGGCAGAATTAGCCGATGATTCCACACAGCAATGGTTGGAATTTCATGAAGTGAGCGAACGTCTGCAGGTCTTGGTAGAAGCATTACCCGAAAAATGCCGACTGGTGTACGAGATGAGTCGCAACGAGGGGCGGAGCCATAAGGAAATTGCAGCTGCGCTTGATCTCTCGGAAAAAACCATTGAATGGTATATCACAAAGGCGATTAAATCGATCAAGTCAGGTTTACGACTTTTTTTTATCACCTTATAGTTTTTCAACCGATCGGTTAGGGATAACTCCTGAATCTGGAACCTATTATTAAAATCTTGACGATGAATGATATGAAAAATAAACGCATGGAAATGCTTGCTCATAAGTGGTTGGATCATACAATTTCTCAAGAGGAGAAAGATGAGTTCAATCGCTGGTATGGCAAAGGATTGGATTATCCCGTTTATATTGCTGCGGATTATGCGCAATCTGATGAGGAGCTGCGTAAACGAATGTTAAAAGTGATTGAAGATGCCATTCGTCAAAGAAGACGAAATAATGGACTGTGGATACGAACAGTTGCCGCTGTTTTTGTGCTTTTGAGCATCGGAATAGGCGTATATCGCTACCAATCCAGTGAGCAAGCAGTAGTAGTAAAACCTACGACAAGCGGGAAACAAGATATAGCCCCAGGAACGAACGAAGCCACGTTGATTTTAGCTGATGGTAGTCGGGTTTTACTTTCGGACGCGAAAAATGGTCAGCTTGCCAAGCAGGGCGGAGTAGAAGTATCCAAGACCACAGATGGTCAATTGGTTTATCGCTTATCAGCAGGAACGGATGCAGCTCCAGTAGGTAAAACGGTTTACAATACGATTGAAACCCCCTTAGGAGGACAGTATCAGGTGTATTTACCGGATGGGACACGTGTTTGGCTTAATGCGGCTTCCTCCTTGAAATATCCAACATCTTTTTCTGCAGTAGCTCGTAGAGAAGTGCAATTGAACTATGGTGAAGCTTATTTTGAAGTTGCAGAAGATCAGAAGCATCCTTTTATTGTGCAGTCTGATCAGCAACAAGTCGAGGTCTTGGGGACACATTTTAATATCAATGCCTATTCCGAAGATGCAGTGATTAAGACCACTTTGTTATCAGGAAAGATCAAATTAACCAATCTGTTGTCAAAAGAAACAGTAGTGTTACGACCTGGACAACAGTCTCTCATCGATGCTGCAGGTATACAGGTTAAGACCATGGATGATCCGACAATCCAGTTATGGAAAGATGGCAAGTTTTTATTTGATAATGAAAGTATGGTATCCATTATGCGACAGGTCGCTCGTTGGTATAACATCAAGGTAATCTATCAAGATCCTATGCAAGATGTCAGGATTACAGGTTCTGTTTCCCGATTCGAAAAACTATCGAAGCTGTTGGAGAAACTGGAACAAACGGGATTGGTTCGCTTTCAACAACAAGGAGATCAATTGACTGTAATGAAACCTTAGCAAAGAATTTACAAGGGATCAAACAGCCCTGTTTAAATACTGTTTGTATATCGCTTTTTTAATAACCGTGAGGAGTAGATACCTTGCGGTTTTTTTATGATTTTTTTAGCAGAAGGCTAGGGATAGCAACATAGAGAGGAACTTACTAGTATAAACTAATATTATATTTTTATGATGTCTACTATGAGATTAACAACACTACTTTGCTTTTTTTTATTTTTTATAACGAGTACGGAAGCTCAGGATAAATATGGTCGGCCACCGCTTGTACCTGGTATTGCAGAATTGCATATAGGTGATCAGGTACCTGATATCCTGATCGATAAGATTATCAATAACGATAAACGCTCGATTCGAACTTCCGATTATAAGGATAAATTACTCGTCCTTGATTTTTGGGACACGACTTGTGCAACCTGTATTGAAAGCATGCCGAAGGTGGACTCGTTGCAACGCGTATTTGGAGATCGCATCAAATTGTTGTCTGTTACTTATCAACCCGAGGAAATGATCAGTAAATTTTTTAAAACGAACCGTTTTTTAAATGAACGAAATCCACCTGTGCATCGAGCTTCTGTCGTGGATGACCGCGCTCTGCGGTCTTATTTTCATTATGAGACCAATCCACATGTGGTCTGGATTTATAAGGGCAAAGTTGTAGCTATTACAGGTGGTGAATACATCACTAGTGAAAATATACAGACGCTATTGGATGGAAAATCTGTTGCTTGGCCATTGAAAAACGATAGTTTTGACCCCATGAACCCTATTATGCTGTTAAATGGCTTATCAACTGAAGTTATGGATTCGCCTTTCTATGGTTATTCGGTCTTGACAGGAATGTCCAATTCGATGAATATTGGACTTGGAGGAATATTTTTTAAACAAGATACGGTTCTTAATATCAGTCGTTTAACATTTTTTAATCAAGATATTAATGGGGCTTATCAGGTATTGTTGTCTGGAACTAAATCCAGATCGCCAGGTATAATTTCTTATTTAGCTTCTCATCCCGGTCGTAAGGTGTTAGAAATCAAGGATCCATCACGTTATTTATATCGTTCGGAATCTGGAAGTCTGACGGAATGGAATCGGAAAAATTTAATATGTTATGAACTGGTGAAATATGGCGTAGTAGACAAAATGAAAATGGCGAAAATGGCGATACAAGATCTTAATAATAAATTAGGTCTCAATGTGCGATACGAGATGCGAAAAGTGAAATGTTTGGTTTTTGTACGCACGGATAAGCCGATTACAGATACAGTAGAGAGTGACGGGATGTTGGTTCCAGAAATTGTATTGATGCGTTTGGATATGGCACAGAAATACCCTCCTGCCATCGACGAAACAGGTTTTACAGGAAGACTTCGCATGGAACCCGATGATGGTACTATTGCAGGTTTACGTAAGGAAATGCAAAGGCATGGTTTGGATCTTATTGAAGCCGAACGCGAAATTGAGGTTATGGTTATCTCTGATGCCAAATAGTAATCAATAGGAGTAAATTCTTTTAATATTATAAAGCCGTGAAGCATTTGATACTTTACGGCTTTTTTCTCGGCTCTTAAAAAAAGATCGCTTGTCGATAAGAAATTGAAGTAGGGATATCTCATAATTATATCAAATGACTAAATTATTGTTTTTCTGCTTTTTTTTTCTGCAATTTTACTTCGTTACTTCGTTAACTGCACAAGATTTTGAACTACGGGGGCGCGTGACGGATTCACTTCAAGTAAGTATACCAGGAGTGGGAGTTCGAATTTATACAATAAAGGATAGCTTAAGTACAGGAACCGATAAAAATGGAAACTTTAGGTTTCGTTCACTTACCAAGGGGAATATGACGCTTGTCGTGTGGAGCATGGGTTATGAGATCTACAAACAAAATTTGAATTATACAGGAGAAAATGCTGTCTATGAATTGCCTTCAATTATCCTACAAACAAAGTTCCAACGCTTACAGGAAGTAGTAGCCAAGGCACCAGATCTCATACGAATCGCAAAAGATACGGTCGAATATAATGCATCAACTTATGCTGTGGGAGAGCATGATCGATTAGAAGATTTGTTGCGGCAATTACCCGGTGTCCGAATTGATGCCTTTGGTAATGTGATGGCTATGGGAGAGCCCATGACTAAGTTGCGGGTCAATGGCAAGGATTTTTTTACGAATAACCTGAAAGAGTTTTTGAATCAACTCCCCGCAGGGATCATCGCTAAGCTTCAGGTCATCGATGATTATGGTGATCAAGCTAATTTTACAGGAATCAAAGTGGGAAAGCCTCAAAAAATGCTCAATCTGGTCATCAAGGATGGACAAAGTAAAGGTGCTTTTGGAAGTACAGAGACCTCTGCCAGTACGCAAAAGCTATTTAGTGCAGGACTTCAGGGAAATCTATGGTTGGATGTTCATCAATTGAGTGCTAATGCCAATCATACGAATACGCGCACTGAAGAGGGTAGGCAGCGCACCACAAATGCTGGGGTGAATTATAGGCGATCGGGCGATCAGGTAAACTTTTATAGCAATTATGGCTACAGTACCGTAAAACGAACAGGAGATTCAGAAAGTTATAGCGAAAGTGTAACCAGTAAGGGTACGCTTTATAATCGCATACAGCAAAGCAGCACAAATGGCAATCAAGGTCAGCAGGTACAGCTTAACCTACAGTCTCGCAAAAAAAAGGATTTTTGGAATATACAAGTATCCGGGCAGAAGAATACAGGTTCATCAGAAAACCGAAATATTTCGAAACAGAGCGGTGTGATTGTACAGGATCTGGATAATGTCATCCAGAGCAACTCTAAAAATAACACGGGAAATCTTGCACTTTCTTGGAGCCGGAATATGTATAAGCAGGGACGAAGCCTGAGTGCCAATTTATCTGGTTCCGTACAAAGAGGAAAAGAGGAGAGTCATATTCAGGATCAGTTACGTTTTTATGATCAGCGTACGGGCGGTTTTTTGAAAGATTCGGTCAATATGCGTTTGCTGCATGAAAAGAAAGATCTAAGGAATTTAGGGTTTAGTGCTAAATATGTTGAACCTTTGAACGATTATACATTAGAAAAGACAAAGCGGAGCTTGGATATCGGATACAATTTTTCATTACGGAGTGAAAAGCAGCTACGGGAAACCCAGGTACTGAAAGAAGGAATATTACAACGGATCGATTCATTAAGTAATGATTATGGAACCCTATTCAGTATACAACAGCTGGACTTGAGCTACAGAGTGGAGTCACCCAAAATGCAGTATAGTCTAGGCCTAAGTCTCTTTCCTGCAATTATGCATGTAGATGATAGTAAGCTGGGGCGTATATCTTATCGAATAATCAATTTTCTACCTATCGCCAGTATTCGTTATTTGGCTTCGTTAAAAAATAGTATACAATTCAATTACATGGGTAGTAGCACTGCTCCTACGGTCAATCAACTGATTCCTTTGCGGGATCTAAGGAGTTTGCAACAGGTGACGATAGGAAATCCTGAGCTCAAACCCACTAAAAATCATGGTTTGAGTCTAAACCTTAATCGGATAGAGCCTGTTAAGGGACAAACCTATAACCTTTCCTTTAGTGGATCTGTCCTGCAAAATCAAATAGCAAGTAATGTGTTGCTATTACCCGATACCCTTGGGACACTGCGACAAGAAATCCATTACTTAAATGTGGATGGATCCTATAGTTTGGGTGCAAGCTACGATATGACTTTACCCTTTGCGAAGATTTATCAATTCCGATCGGGCACACAGCTGAGTAAAAACCGTTCAATAATCTATCTGGATGAGATAAAAGAAGCAAACAGTACCATTTACCTGAGTCAAAATCTCAGTGTGGTTCTGAATAAAACAAAATTTCGAGGCACATTGAATTTGAACTACTATATAACGAATAGTACTTACAAATTGAATCATAGTTTACGTAGTTACACTTCTACCTTGGAAATCAATAGTGATGCCCGCTGGACAATTTTTCCCTCGCTGATTGTAGGAGCAGGCGTCAATTATCGGATGAATGGTGGCTATCGTATCCCGATCAAGAATCCCATTTTAATCAATGCTTCTGTAGAGCTTTTCTTGACAGCTAAAAAAGAACTGAGTATCCAGCTACAAGGCTATGATCTTTTAGATCAACAACAGTCGGTCAACTTAATGATTAGCAATAATAATATTACACAACAAACCTTTAATCGGATTGGTCGTTATGTGTTGCTCATAGTGAAATATAATCTGTCACGCTTTGGCGGAAAAGAATAATTTTATTCTTTTTAGGCTAGGGATAGTTAGCGCTAACGGAACCTATTTATATTAACCTTTAAAAAACATACTAAATATGAAGAAACTATCTATATTCAGATCAGACTAACAGCTTATAGGCAAAAAAGCCATGGTATGTTCGCGCATACACATGGCTCAAATAGCGGGGCTAACTTAAGCATTCAAATGAAATTTACCTATTAAACCCAACTAACCCAAAAGTATGGATTATTTTTATTTTAAACAAGGGGTGTGGTCTCGCTGGCTTTCACCTCATATTATGCTTGTTATGAAAATAACGACATTTTTACTCCTTATAGGATACTTGCATGCAAGTGCAAATACTTATGGACAAAAAGTAACCTTATCGGAACAGAATGTTCCCTTGGAGCGGATCATCAGCTTATTAAAGCAACAGACAGGATACGATTTTCTTTATGGATCAGATTTGCATGCCGATGAAAGAAAGGTAAATATAGAGGTCAAGAACCAGGAACTGTCTCTAGTCTTAAATCGTTTATTTAATAACCAAACCTTTTCGTATGTAATCAGTGATAAGACGGTAGTGATTAAGTTGGCATCTGGGGAGAATGAACAACAGCGTACGATCCAAGGCAAGGTGTTGGATGAAAACCGAAAACCCTTACAAAGTGCTTCTGTTCGAGTTGAGGGGCGTTCTACTGATATTATTACAGACCCAGAAGGTATGTTTACTTTGACTGATGTACCTGCTGATGCTGCTATTCGGATTACCTATATAGGGTATGATACGCGTACCATTAAAGTATCTAGCATTAAAGGTTTTATAGAGGTTATCATGCGAATGTCTGAGAATACCCTAAAGGAGGTCAATGTACTGAGTACTGGATACTACTCTTTACCTAAAGAAAGAGCGACAGGTTCATTTGAATATGTGGACAAAGAGTTATTTAACCGTAATGTTGGCTCTGATGTCATTACGCGATTGAAAGGGGTTACTGCTTCTACTATTTTCGGACCTGTAGGTGGCCCACCTATGCCTATTCGAAATACTAGCACTGGTCAAGGTATTAGAAAGGTAAGCGTATTGGACAGGCTACAAATACGAGGAATTAGTACCTTGTCCATGAGTACACCATTTGATGCTGGTACACCAGGAAGATTTCCTTTGGTAATTTTAGATAATTTCGTATATGAAGGTGACATTAATAATATCAATCCAAATGATGTAGAAAATGTAACGATATTAAAAGATGCCGCTGCAGCATCCATTTGGGGAAGTCGATCCAGCAATGGCGTCATTGTCATTACGACAAAAAAAGGAAAATTGGAGCAACCTCTGCAAATCTCTGTCAATAGTAATATAACTGTAACGAGGCGACCAAATTTATTTGAACTTCCTGCAATGAGCAGTTCGGACTTTATTGATCTCGAAAAGTTTAATTTTAAGCAAGGTACTTATGATTGGTTTGTTGATAATGAATCGGCCTATAGAATGGATGTATCGCCAGTTGTTACTTTATTAGCAAAACAGAGAGCATTACCTTTGAACGATTTAGCTGGCCGAGCGGCTATTGATGCACAAATCGATGCATATCGAAATAATGATATACGGAAAGATATTTCCAAATATCTGTATCGCGATGCGGTGTTACAGCAGTATGCAGCAAGTTTATCTGGTGGTGGTCGGCAATTCAGTTATTTTTTTTCTGGGGGATATGATAATAATATCTCCAATGAGGTTAATACATATTATCAGCGAAAAAATTTAAGGAGTAGTATGACTTTTAAACCGATAGAAAATCTAGAGCTTACTGCTGATATACGCTTTAACAATGGTTTAAATCATACACCAGCCCATATTCTAAATGATGGACGAATTGTGGATGGTTTACCAGACATACCTTATCAGCGATTGAGTGATGATAACGGTAATCCGGTAGAGTTGGTGATGTCTAATGGTCTATTAGTTAGGCGTCCTTCGTACCGAAAGACAGCAGGAAATGGTAGGTTGTTAGATTGGCGTAATTTTCCGCTTAATGATATCAATAGTAATTATAGCGAGAGCAATGCACATGAGATTATGACAAACTTTGGGATAATTTATAGGATTATTCCGTCACTTCGAGCAAGTATCAATTATCAGTACAGCAATAATACGGATAACTTCAACGAGCTTTTAAGTCGAGAATCCTATATCATGCGAGACTATATTAATTCCTATGCAACTTATAGCAAAACAGATTTAACTGCTCCAGCCACTTTTCAGGTTCCCATTGGTGATGCCGTTAGTCAAGTTACTCTTCCTCGTAAATCCAATATTATACGTGGCCAACTTAATTTTAGCCAAATATTTAGTAAGGTTCATGAAATTAATGCTTTAATAGGAGGGGAACGAAGTGAAGCCAAAGTGAATGGCGGACCTTATGTTGGTCTATTATTAGGTTATAATTCCGATCCCATGTCATTCGGAGCTGTTCCGTATAATGTACCTATACCATTTCTTAATGGTGTTGCTGGGGAGGACATTATTCCAAACCCATATTTCTTGCAACCTTCTTATATCAATCGATCAACTTCCTTGTTTCTGAATGCCTCCTATAGTTACAATAAAAGATACATACTGACAGTCAGTGGGCGAAATGATGCCTCCAATATTTATGGAATCACTGCCAGTGATCGGATCAAACCCAATTGGTCTATTGGTGGGGCCTGGAATATTCATGAGGAAACTTTCTTTAAACCCGGTCTCCTGCAAACGATGAAGTTACGAGCTACTTATGGCTATATGGGCAATGTGAATAATAATATATCGGCTTACCCTACTATTAATTATGTTACTAGCGGACACTTCATTACTGGGCTTCCTTATGCAGCTATCGGTAATGGACCAAATCCAAATTTGTCACCTGAGCGCTCTGGAATGCTCAATTTAGGATTGGATTTTACTTTACGTAACAACAGAATTTTAGGAACCTTAGAGTGGTATGAAAAACGTTCTATTAATCTGATCGCTCCTACTCCTTTGGATATAAGTTCAGGATTTTCAAGTATGATGATGAACTCCGCTAATATGAAAACGAATGGATTTGACGTAACCTTGGAATCGATTAATTTGCAGCATCAACACTTCAAATGGAGTACCAATCTAATCTTAAGCTACACGCATAATGTGGTGACTAAGTACTTATTACCTGATTTTCCTGAAAATTCTAGTTTTTATGTTCCTTTTTCTTCAGGAGCCCAATATCAGAATATCTATCGTGAAGGTAAAGATCCTTTTAGTCTCTATACCTATAGATTTGCAGGTCTAGATCCACAAACAGGAGATCCTTTAGGTTATGATAAAAATGGTAATATCACCAAAAATTACAATGATATTTTAAATTTAGAAGTTAAGGATTTAGAAAATCATGGATCGATTATTCCGCTTTATTATGGTGCTTTTCGAAATACGTTTCAATGGAAATCTTTCTCCTTATCTGCTAATATGCTCTATAAATTTAAATATAAATTATATAGACCGGGATATAGTCATGACAATGTGTTTTCTTATTTTCCTGCAACGATGCCTGAGTATTCAAGGCGTTGGCAAAAGCCAGGTGACGAGCAGAAAATAGACGTTGTACCTTCAATAAGACCAAATGGCTTTGATTATCAACGCGCTACATTTTATAGTGCTTCTTCTGCCCGCGTAATCAGTGGAGATCATATTCGATTGCAGGATATTCGTTTGGATTACCATATCCCAAAACAAGGACGCGTACTGCGTAGTTTGCAGGTATACTGCATGATCACGGATCTGGGGGTTATTTGGCGAGCCAATAAATCTAGCCTCGATCCTGAAACGATAGGTATGCCTTCTACACCAAGAAGTATTACAATAGGATTTAATGCAGGTTTTTAATTTGACGAAATAGAGAAGATTATGAAACATTATCAGATAAGTAAGTATATAATCGTCATTCTGTTATTGTATACACAAACAGGATGTCAAAAGGATTTTTTGGATCAGAAACCAGATCTGAGTATAACTACGCCAAGCACATTGGCAGACTGTCAAGTGATATTGGATAATTATGATCGCATGAATGGGAGTTATCCTGATCATGGGGAGGCCGCAGCAGATAATTATTATTTTACGGATGCTAGTTATGATGCTCTTTACGATTACAATGTTAAAATACAGGAAAGTAAAGCTAATTATATATGGGATCCAAAAGGAGAACATGTAGTGCAATGGGGTGCACCTTATGCGGTAGTGTATAGTGCGAATTTAGTGTTGAGTGTTTTAGAAAAACTCCCTATTGATGATCCTAACTATAAGATCATAAAAGGATCCGCATTATTTTATCGGGCTTTTGCTTTTTATCATTTGGCTCAATTATTTTGTAAACCTTATGTGACTACTACAGCGACTACTGATCTCGGAATTCCTTTACGTTTAACCCCAGAACCTAATGAAAAATCAGCTAGAGGTACAGTACAACAAGTTTATGACCGCATTACACAGGATTTGATAGAAGCTATAGTTTTATTGCCAGTTGAGGTCAAAATTAAATCCAGACCAAGTAAAGCAGCTGCCTATGCCGCACTGGCAAGAACTTATCTAGCTATGGAGGATTATCCTAAAGCTGGGAAAATGGCAGATGAATGCCTGAAACTGCAAAATACGTTGATTGATTATAATGAGACAAATGAGATACCTACAGCTACTACAGTAAAGAGTAATTCTTCTGGACCTTCTTTTACACGTTTTAATGCAGAGGTGATTTTTCAATCCGTAACAATTTCTGGGACTTTGGATCCCAATATAGCACGAATTCATCCACTGTTGTATAATTCCTATTCTACAGATGATAGAAGAAAAAGCGTGTTCTTTGGTGAAGGAAGCGATTGGATGGGCAATCCTAACGGAGTTATTGGATTCAGAGGTAATTACGATGGGACTCTAAATCCAGTCTTATTTATGGGGCTAGCTACAGATGAGATGTATCTGATTCGAGCGGAATGTTATGCTCATGCTGGTAATACAACGTTAGCGATGACTGATTTAAACACTTTATTGGCAAAACGCATGATGCCACCGTATATTAATCGAACAGCTGCGAATCCAAATGATGCTTTGGTGCAGATTTTAACCGAAAGGAGAAAGGAGTTAGTTTTTAGAACTTTACGTTGGACTGATTTGAGACGATTGAATAAAGATCCACAATTTGCAGTGACCTTACGTCGGGATATGAATACGATAACTCATAGTCCTTTGCTACCCAATGATCCACGTTATACATTTTTGATTCCGACTAAAGAAGTCATCGAATTAACCGATATTGAACAGAATCCAAGGTAATATCTTATTTTAATACTATAAACATGAAGAATATAAAAGTTATATCAAAATTAGTAAGTTTAAGTTTATTAATCTTCTTAATTCTGTTCTTGTATTCCTGTCAGGAGGAGGAGACTTTTCAAGTAGAAACTGGTATTGCTAAGGTTAACGTAATCAATGCTATAGTCTCTGGTGGTAAAATAAAGGCCAACGTATCTGCGAAAAAACTAAATTGGATTGATATTCCTGATGATCAAGTGTTGGGCGAGTGGAATTTAGGGCGTCTGTATATTGTGCCGACAGACAAGGCCACTATATTACAAATAGCTTCTCTTACTGATACCACCAAATTGTGGTATAACCATCAAGCTAATTTGAAGAAAGGGAAGATGTATTCCCTTTATCTATCCGGTACCCCCAATGCTATAGATACACTTTTTAAGGAGGAAACTGATTTTCCGGACTATATTTTGCGGGACGCGG encodes the following:
- a CDS encoding FecR family protein, producing MNDMKNKRMEMLAHKWLDHTISQEEKDEFNRWYGKGLDYPVYIAADYAQSDEELRKRMLKVIEDAIRQRRRNNGLWIRTVAAVFVLLSIGIGVYRYQSSEQAVVVKPTTSGKQDIAPGTNEATLILADGSRVLLSDAKNGQLAKQGGVEVSKTTDGQLVYRLSAGTDAAPVGKTVYNTIETPLGGQYQVYLPDGTRVWLNAASSLKYPTSFSAVARREVQLNYGEAYFEVAEDQKHPFIVQSDQQQVEVLGTHFNINAYSEDAVIKTTLLSGKIKLTNLLSKETVVLRPGQQSLIDAAGIQVKTMDDPTIQLWKDGKFLFDNESMVSIMRQVARWYNIKVIYQDPMQDVRITGSVSRFEKLSKLLEKLEQTGLVRFQQQGDQLTVMKP
- a CDS encoding TlpA family protein disulfide reductase yields the protein MRLTTLLCFFLFFITSTEAQDKYGRPPLVPGIAELHIGDQVPDILIDKIINNDKRSIRTSDYKDKLLVLDFWDTTCATCIESMPKVDSLQRVFGDRIKLLSVTYQPEEMISKFFKTNRFLNERNPPVHRASVVDDRALRSYFHYETNPHVVWIYKGKVVAITGGEYITSENIQTLLDGKSVAWPLKNDSFDPMNPIMLLNGLSTEVMDSPFYGYSVLTGMSNSMNIGLGGIFFKQDTVLNISRLTFFNQDINGAYQVLLSGTKSRSPGIISYLASHPGRKVLEIKDPSRYLYRSESGSLTEWNRKNLICYELVKYGVVDKMKMAKMAIQDLNNKLGLNVRYEMRKVKCLVFVRTDKPITDTVESDGMLVPEIVLMRLDMAQKYPPAIDETGFTGRLRMEPDDGTIAGLRKEMQRHGLDLIEAEREIEVMVISDAK
- a CDS encoding TonB-dependent receptor, whose amino-acid sequence is MTKLLFFCFFFLQFYFVTSLTAQDFELRGRVTDSLQVSIPGVGVRIYTIKDSLSTGTDKNGNFRFRSLTKGNMTLVVWSMGYEIYKQNLNYTGENAVYELPSIILQTKFQRLQEVVAKAPDLIRIAKDTVEYNASTYAVGEHDRLEDLLRQLPGVRIDAFGNVMAMGEPMTKLRVNGKDFFTNNLKEFLNQLPAGIIAKLQVIDDYGDQANFTGIKVGKPQKMLNLVIKDGQSKGAFGSTETSASTQKLFSAGLQGNLWLDVHQLSANANHTNTRTEEGRQRTTNAGVNYRRSGDQVNFYSNYGYSTVKRTGDSESYSESVTSKGTLYNRIQQSSTNGNQGQQVQLNLQSRKKKDFWNIQVSGQKNTGSSENRNISKQSGVIVQDLDNVIQSNSKNNTGNLALSWSRNMYKQGRSLSANLSGSVQRGKEESHIQDQLRFYDQRTGGFLKDSVNMRLLHEKKDLRNLGFSAKYVEPLNDYTLEKTKRSLDIGYNFSLRSEKQLRETQVLKEGILQRIDSLSNDYGTLFSIQQLDLSYRVESPKMQYSLGLSLFPAIMHVDDSKLGRISYRIINFLPIASIRYLASLKNSIQFNYMGSSTAPTVNQLIPLRDLRSLQQVTIGNPELKPTKNHGLSLNLNRIEPVKGQTYNLSFSGSVLQNQIASNVLLLPDTLGTLRQEIHYLNVDGSYSLGASYDMTLPFAKIYQFRSGTQLSKNRSIIYLDEIKEANSTIYLSQNLSVVLNKTKFRGTLNLNYYITNSTYKLNHSLRSYTSTLEINSDARWTIFPSLIVGAGVNYRMNGGYRIPIKNPILINASVELFLTAKKELSIQLQGYDLLDQQQSVNLMISNNNITQQTFNRIGRYVLLIVKYNLSRFGGKE
- a CDS encoding RagB/SusD family nutrient uptake outer membrane protein yields the protein MKHYQISKYIIVILLLYTQTGCQKDFLDQKPDLSITTPSTLADCQVILDNYDRMNGSYPDHGEAAADNYYFTDASYDALYDYNVKIQESKANYIWDPKGEHVVQWGAPYAVVYSANLVLSVLEKLPIDDPNYKIIKGSALFYRAFAFYHLAQLFCKPYVTTTATTDLGIPLRLTPEPNEKSARGTVQQVYDRITQDLIEAIVLLPVEVKIKSRPSKAAAYAALARTYLAMEDYPKAGKMADECLKLQNTLIDYNETNEIPTATTVKSNSSGPSFTRFNAEVIFQSVTISGTLDPNIARIHPLLYNSYSTDDRRKSVFFGEGSDWMGNPNGVIGFRGNYDGTLNPVLFMGLATDEMYLIRAECYAHAGNTTLAMTDLNTLLAKRMMPPYINRTAANPNDALVQILTERRKELVFRTLRWTDLRRLNKDPQFAVTLRRDMNTITHSPLLPNDPRYTFLIPTKEVIELTDIEQNPR
- a CDS encoding SusC/RagA family TonB-linked outer membrane protein, which codes for MKITTFLLLIGYLHASANTYGQKVTLSEQNVPLERIISLLKQQTGYDFLYGSDLHADERKVNIEVKNQELSLVLNRLFNNQTFSYVISDKTVVIKLASGENEQQRTIQGKVLDENRKPLQSASVRVEGRSTDIITDPEGMFTLTDVPADAAIRITYIGYDTRTIKVSSIKGFIEVIMRMSENTLKEVNVLSTGYYSLPKERATGSFEYVDKELFNRNVGSDVITRLKGVTASTIFGPVGGPPMPIRNTSTGQGIRKVSVLDRLQIRGISTLSMSTPFDAGTPGRFPLVILDNFVYEGDINNINPNDVENVTILKDAAAASIWGSRSSNGVIVITTKKGKLEQPLQISVNSNITVTRRPNLFELPAMSSSDFIDLEKFNFKQGTYDWFVDNESAYRMDVSPVVTLLAKQRALPLNDLAGRAAIDAQIDAYRNNDIRKDISKYLYRDAVLQQYAASLSGGGRQFSYFFSGGYDNNISNEVNTYYQRKNLRSSMTFKPIENLELTADIRFNNGLNHTPAHILNDGRIVDGLPDIPYQRLSDDNGNPVELVMSNGLLVRRPSYRKTAGNGRLLDWRNFPLNDINSNYSESNAHEIMTNFGIIYRIIPSLRASINYQYSNNTDNFNELLSRESYIMRDYINSYATYSKTDLTAPATFQVPIGDAVSQVTLPRKSNIIRGQLNFSQIFSKVHEINALIGGERSEAKVNGGPYVGLLLGYNSDPMSFGAVPYNVPIPFLNGVAGEDIIPNPYFLQPSYINRSTSLFLNASYSYNKRYILTVSGRNDASNIYGITASDRIKPNWSIGGAWNIHEETFFKPGLLQTMKLRATYGYMGNVNNNISAYPTINYVTSGHFITGLPYAAIGNGPNPNLSPERSGMLNLGLDFTLRNNRILGTLEWYEKRSINLIAPTPLDISSGFSSMMMNSANMKTNGFDVTLESINLQHQHFKWSTNLILSYTHNVVTKYLLPDFPENSSFYVPFSSGAQYQNIYREGKDPFSLYTYRFAGLDPQTGDPLGYDKNGNITKNYNDILNLEVKDLENHGSIIPLYYGAFRNTFQWKSFSLSANMLYKFKYKLYRPGYSHDNVFSYFPATMPEYSRRWQKPGDEQKIDVVPSIRPNGFDYQRATFYSASSARVISGDHIRLQDIRLDYHIPKQGRVLRSLQVYCMITDLGVIWRANKSSLDPETIGMPSTPRSITIGFNAGF
- a CDS encoding RNA polymerase sigma-70 factor; this translates as MNTKMSHLLDEDLIQMLKTSNRSAFTELYNRYWKKLFTAAANKLRDLEEAEDIVQQIFISIWNRREELEIHASVRSYLSVAVKYRVLKHLNARYKHKHFSDEVSEDVLAELADDSTQQWLEFHEVSERLQVLVEALPEKCRLVYEMSRNEGRSHKEIAAALDLSEKTIEWYITKAIKSIKSGLRLFFITL
- a CDS encoding DUF4397 domain-containing protein; amino-acid sequence: MKNIKVISKLVSLSLLIFLILFLYSCQEEETFQVETGIAKVNVINAIVSGGKIKANVSAKKLNWIDIPDDQVLGEWNLGRLYIVPTDKATILQIASLTDTTKLWYNHQANLKKGKMYSLYLSGTPNAIDTLFKEETDFPDYILRDAGKLTPTTDSIVNIRFVNLSPSGPKVDINIQGMSTKEVNGLEYQTFTNFKAYPATKDIYNIVFEIRRSSDQQLVDTYYFSVDNFRFKSVAVVMMGIYPSVPTNPYTDNYRIESFLYQ